The following coding sequences lie in one Arachis ipaensis cultivar K30076 chromosome B05, Araip1.1, whole genome shotgun sequence genomic window:
- the LOC107640629 gene encoding uncharacterized protein LOC107640629 yields the protein MSLYAKFLKELITKKRSWHEKETVILTQECSAIIQKGFPPKLKDLGSFLIPCTIGNMTIDKALCHLGASINILPLAMLKKLMIEEVKPTRISVQLANRSLKILNRVVENLLVKVREFIFLADFVGLDMDEEGSNSIILGRPFLATARAIIDVEKGEMVLRVHDEQMVLNIFKAMQYPSKKENCMRIDMVDTLVEEALEASQYEEHEGETQDIQVEDLEETQAFENLSEVKEEGAPKQELKPLPPKLKYAFLGDKETFPVIINSTLSP from the coding sequence ATGTCACTCTATGCAAAGTTTCTTAAAGAACTTatcaccaagaagagaagctggcatgAGAAAGAGACTGTGATCCTAACCCAAGAATGCAGTGCAATTATTCAAAAGGGgtttccaccaaaactcaaagatctaGGAAGCTTCCTTATACCATGCACTATTGGGAACATGACAATTGATAAAGCACTATGTCACTTAGGAGCAAGTATTAATATATTGCCTCTTGCCATGTTGAAGAAATTGATGATAGAGGAGGTTAAGCCTACAAGAATATCAGTACAACTTGCTAACAGATCTCTCAAGATACTTAATAGAGTAGTGGAGAATCTATTAGTGAAAGTTAGAGAGTTCATTTTTCTAGCGGACTTTGTGGGCCTAGACATGGATGAGGAAGGAAGTAACTcaatcattcttggaagacctttcTTGGCCACAGCAAGGGCGATTATTGATGTTGAAAAGGGTGAAATGGTTCTTAGGGTGCATGATGAGCAAATGGTTCTCAATATTTTCAAGGCAATGCAATACCCTTCTAAGAAAGAAAACTGTATGAGGATTGATATGGTGGATACTTTAGTTGAAGAAGCACTTGAAGCAAGCCAAtatgaagaacatgaaggagAAACTCAAGACATTCAAGTGGAAGATTTAGAGGAGACACAAGCATTTGAAAATTTAAGTGAAGTTAAGGAAGAAGGGGCACCAAAGCAAGAATTGAAGCCTCTGCCTCCAAAACTAAAATATGCCTTCCTTGGTGATAAAGAGACCTTCCCAGTGATCATTAACTCCACCTTAAGCCCATAA